One segment of Heteronotia binoei isolate CCM8104 ecotype False Entrance Well chromosome 18, APGP_CSIRO_Hbin_v1, whole genome shotgun sequence DNA contains the following:
- the LOC132587117 gene encoding C-C motif chemokine 5-like: protein MARMNSSVAVLALFLVAGFLLQSQAQPGQHSGCCFSHQNKPVPLRNLEYYEIPSRCSFPAVVFYTKRGIRICADPKAAWTKDRMNKLPENGQQNTP from the exons ATGGCAAGGATGAATTCCTCTGTGGCTGTCCTAGCACTTTTCCTGGTCGCCGGTTTCTTACTGCAATCTCAGGCTCAGCCTG gaCAACACTCTGGCTGCTGCTTTAGCCACCAAaataagcctgttccactgaggaatttggaatattatgaaatcCCCAGCCGGTGCAGCTTCCCAGCTGTTGT GTTTTACACTAAACGCGGCATCAGGATTTGTGCTGATCCCAAAGCAGCATGGACCAAGGATCGCATGAACAAGCTCCCAGAAAATGGACAACAGAATACCCCCTGA